The window TTGGGAAAACTAGGGAAGCCCTTACGTATTCTGCAAAACCTGCTTTTTGACCATGCAGTTAGAGATGAATGTGAAACGAAGAATATACAGCAAGTTATCATAAAACTGTTAGAAAACTCAAGCGTTTTTGGCATTTTGGTCTTTGTTCGCCTTAAGAACCAGACAGAGttacaaacaagaaaacatgTTTTGACATTCTGAAGGAGAACACACCtcactccccactgcccctctgattattattttccattaaactGTGGTCCCATGTTAAGCAGTCACATTAAATGGCCTGTCCCTGAAACCAGGTAACCTCACGTGATGGAACCCCCTAGACTTCTCTTTAGCATTTACCTCGAACACTGAACACCTACAGTGCTGGCCACAAACAGGTGAATTAGGCATGTTCGGTTCCCTCCAGGAATCTAACAGGGGGACAGACAAGTCAGAGAGTAATGAGTGCTCTGGGGATGTAAACAGAGTGCTCTATGAACAGAAGCGGCAGCAACTCATGTGGAGGGTGGGAGAGGCACCGGGGAAGGCTTCATTAGGAGAGGACATTTGAGTAGGGCCTCAGAAGATGTTATTAATAACAAAGAATGGGAAGTAAGCATTCCAGGTAAGAGCCCAGCAGGAGCAAATACGCAGGGCTGTGCAGAGCGTGGTGGAAAGTGCAGGCTGATGCAGATGAAACCCATAGCGTATTAACAGGGAAAGCAGGGCCGAAGCCTAGATCCAAAATTTGACAACACTGGACACTGTGTGTAGGCATGTGAACTTGGCCCGAAAGAGCCAAAGGTTTTTGAGCGCCAGTGAGGGAGATGGGCGGGACAGAACAGAACACAGACCGGGCAGGGAAATAGGTTAACTTGCTTTAACAAACCAAGTTTAAAGACGCTAGGAGTCTTAACTGGCACAATAGAGTGGcaaaaaaaaagggcggggggaaACAGATAATTCTGGAGCATAACTGACATGACTTTGAACCATCTGGGGGAATGCAAGGTGAGGATAGTCAGAGACAATTCCCAGCCAACAGCAAGCAGCAGCCTGCCCCAGCGGGCACAGGCAGGGGTAGGTGGAGGCAGGCAGAGCACAAACAGGtaaggggggtggggacaggtccACAGTACTAGGAATGCACCTGGTGCGGGGACAAACGCTGACCTCCGGGGGCCAGGCAGGTGACATACATGAACAAAGCTGGCTCCACAGGAGGCAAACAGGGCAGTGAGGACTGCGGCTCATCTGAAACTACCACTGGGCTCCAGCCGATCGCTGCCATGTGAGAATGCAGGTCCAGAATAGctacatcttttgatttttttatttttttcaagagaagcccAAAAACCCCCACACGAGATCAAGTGAAATCTCTTGATTTTTACAGAAAGTGTGTAAACCCAAAAAACCCTGGTCTGTGGATCAGACCTGGCCCTCAGGCCACACATTTGGGACCTCTGGTTTTGGGCACAAGTGAAGAGCCACTGTTGAAGGACTGGCCCTGACAGAAGACTGAAAAGAATGAGGGAAAAAGGTCCAAACAGAAGGTGAGCAtctaaaagcaaagacaaaagccAGGGGCACGCAAAGCacagtgaagagagagaaatctcaggaGGAGCACAGTCGCACCCAAGACCGAGCGCCACTGAGGGCCCGCAGCGGCGAGCCGGGAGGAGGCAAGAGCAGGAACCTACCTTTAGTGCCAATCCACAGCTGGTCTTGTTCTAGCTTGAAGGTGAGTCTCACTTTGCCTCCGGACTTATTGTACATGCCGGATAAGGGTACCGTGGGTAGGCGCTCCTAGAGGCACAGGAACACAGTGAGAGATAGGGACTAGAAAAATGGCATGACAGAGAAGGACAAGGGACAGGATGTGAGGACGTGATCACAGGAACCTCAGGAAGTCAGAAGGCGGGTCTGGTTCATTTTCAGAACGCTCACAAAGGAGTCTGGCTTACCTGGGCACCCTTAACAGATGGCATCACATCTTCAGGTTTTCCTTTATCCAACACTTTCCTGTGTTGCTATAACATAAgtcagaagaaataataaatgaaacgGCTGACTCCATTTTAGTCATATTACTTACTACCtttctgaaaaagagaaagaaagccttgATGTTTTGGCTCAAAAGCTTTTAACATGTACAGGTTATGGGTCTTTTGACATTAAAGAGCAGGGGCAAGAATGTCTCTGATAGAAATCTCCTATATCCGTAGTGTCTGAAACAGCAGCCACAAGACATTTGGGGCTATTAAGTACTTGACATGTGGCTAGTAGAACCAAAGAACTGAATTCTcaattttaatcaattttatgCAGCTGCCGTATTACACATCAGGGTTCTGGAGCAATGAGGGTTTCCAGATTGCTAATTCAAATGAACTCTACTCCCCTCCTCTGACCAAAAAAATTGCCACTGAAAGGAACAAACATCAAGCTAAAGAGAACCGCAAAGGGTGGTTTTCTGCTAGGTACAAAATGACAGCCATTTCTGTCAACTTAACCTCCCAAAGAAACGGGTCACAAGGCTGGTAACCAGCCTAACTGCCTACAAGGGGCATTGCTCCAACAAATGGAAACTCAGCCTACTGCAGAAGTCTTCCCCGCTGCCCCACCCTCAACCCCAGCGAAACAGAAATCCTGGAGAGCCACATCTCGAAGAGAAATGCTGATCGCTCTCTAGACTGACATTAAGAAGCCTCTGACCCTGCCCCCCAGGGGGTTTGAGGCAGCTTGCTAAGGGTTCTCATTAGGCTCATGGCTCCCTAAACCAGCTCTTAACCAGCCCAAATGCCCAAGCTTGTTTCCTCTCCACCTGTGGCTTTCTAGGTCATTATTTGCTCCCTATTTGGAAAAGCTGAAAAACAGCCGAGCAGCCAGTGGGTGAAGGGAAACAATTCCACCAAAGTGAAGCACCAGGTGGCCACTTCAAAGCCTCCTTGGCACGGCAGAAACCCTCTGGCAGGGATAAATTCAACAGTGTCAGACTGCTAGCAGAGGGTCCCTACACGTATTAGCCCCAGATTCCTCAACAAGCTGATAAAAAGCCAGGAGAATGGGTCCCTCTCATTAGGCCATGTCAGTCCTCATAACTAGCATCAATGAAACAAAGCAGCAGAGATTAATAGCTTAATTCGACTCATACCTCACAATCACCTTTTGGAAAAACCTTCCCTGTATTGAGGAAAACAGTTTTAAGACTGTTAAGCTACCATTAGTAACTCAAAACCTATGTTTAAGAAGCGTGTAATGCTCCAGGGGTGTGACCAGTGGGAACACTCACTTCTGACGTGCTCACATTTCACAATTTCATAGATGTGGCAGAGGAAGATAGGTAAATGGAAAAGAACTCAATTAGTTACGTTTTGATCTCATATTTGGGGGTGAAAATGTCCAAGCAAACACCTTTTCAGTGTTAACACAGAGTTATGATTCCTTAGCTAAAACTCCACAGACAgatgttttagatttttataaaGCCCCAAAATCTAGTAAGCTTTATAAAAgcaatatagtttaaaaatatgttacacatggggcacctaggtggctcagtcggttacgtgtctgactgactcttgctttcagctcaggtcataatctcacagtttgttgagtttgctgggctctgtgctcacagcttggagcctggagcctgcttcaaattctgtgtttccctctctctctgcccctcccaagagatatgctctgtctctctctcaaaattaaataaacattaaaaaaaaatttttttttaatatgttacaCGTTATCCTCTGTAGAATCTGGGGCAGCACCTTGTCACTGAACACATGAATATTTCTATAGCGAAACATGAATATTCAAAGTAATTCTGGTTACGTTTTGATACCTGGTCAGATTTTGGAAGCACATATAGAGGAATAGGAATCTGTAACACAAAACTATCTTCTCATGCTATGAGCCACATGCCTTGGTGCGTATGATTACTAAAACTGATCTTGGTTCAGATTAGTCTACTCTACTCAGGACACAGGTTAAGTTGAGACTATTTGTTTTGCTAGGACACTACTAAGAGTGCCTGAGAGGCTCCAGGACAACGACTGGGGTTTGCTGGGTAGTAAGGTTGCAAGTGATGGTTCTTTCAACCAACTCCCTCTACGGTGAAATACTCTCACTTTTCCTAATTACGAAAAGAATTTTAATGGCTACACTGAGCAGAAGACAAGGCTGGATCTCTCCTATCCAACATGAGCAACAGAGGAGGTAAAAAATCAGGCGCCCATTTCACGgaccaggagggaaaaaaacccaatgcCGGTGTGGTTATGTTCCTAGTCAGCTTCATTTGGCTTCCTGAAAAAGTCAGTTTTAGAGGAACCTCTCTCTGCCGAGTCTGTGCCTATCCAGAAATGGCTTGTTGACTTGGGGGAAGCCACAAACCGAAAAAACAAACGTAAGCACTTGTATAAAATGGGGGGTTAATTCTAACAGTCGCATTGTTCTCTGGCACTGAATAGAGAAGGGAAATCCACAACTGATTCCTTTCGATACCTGGAGCCTGCCTTTCCAAAGGCCTTATCCTAGAGTAAGTAGACTTGACACACACTGACCCGCCAGATGAGACAAAGTTGCAAATCTCAGGTGGTTGTCACCTCCACTCAACAGCCAGCCGCACCCAACTGCTGCCATAAATTTCCATCATGGGCCCTGTCCAAAAAGGAGCTTATTCTAGGGAGAATATCACCAGCCAACGCTCCAGAGGACAAAGCCTCAAACTTCCCAGGACTAGCAATCACATGACAGACTCACTTTCTGCCTGCAGAGCGGTTCCTTCTTGTTCTCTTCAGCCTTTGCGTCCTGCTGGGCAGCATCTTTGGGTGTGTTTACGGCTAAAACATCATTTATCGTGGAGCCAACCACCATGATCTTGGCTCCGCTGGtcacttttatttctctcaatGTCTTATCCTCAGGGACAAGTCCCTTGTACATGACTTTTTGCATGGCAGGAGGGAGACCTTGGGAAAAGATAGGAGAAAGTCAAAGGAAGGGATGAAAAACGCACCTGGACCAGAGTCATGTGGCAACAGACCTGGAAATGAATACTCCTCCACCACCTTGTGTGCTCAGGCAACTCacaacctctctgagtctgtttccgaAATTCTATAATTGTGATGGCAGTAATTCCTTCTGCATAAACTTGTTTTAAGGATTTAGACATGAAACAGAACATTTAGTACAGTGTCCCGGTATTCAGTAATTATTCAATTAAGTTCAGCTATCATTCGTTCCAAGTTGTTCCTCAACCCTCTAAGCACGCAAATACTAAGTAAAAGACCACAGGTCTCAAAGATACAGAAATCGGTAAGGATAAAGTTGTTTTTAGAGAATTTACAGGCTTCGtggagaaaacttaaaaaaaaaaatcatttcagttgACAAAGTGCTGTAAACAAgacaaaactaaaaactaaatagTATAAGAATCTACGAAGGGGCCAGCAACGTTTCCTAAATTTCCCTTATGAGAATCACCCAAGAtatttgctaaaaataaatttctggccACACTCCAGATACACTGAATCAAACCCTCTAGGGGAAAGGGCCTAGGAGCTGTAAATTTAACATGTACCTCAGATGATTTTCATAAGAGAGGTTTCTGGCAACACTGATTGGAAGCTGGGGCCTAAGGGTCAGGCCTGGGCCTGAATCTCAGATCAGCCACTTTCTAGCTCTATGATTTTGggtctcattttccccatctgaaCGATGGGCATATTAGTACTTACTCCGAAGAACTATTCTAAGCATTGACGGAGCAAATGCAAAGAGGGTTGGCCAGCcctgtgcttagcacagtgcAAGCACTAGGAATCAGCAGGCGCGGTGAGGAAGGCTGGCTGTCGCTGACAGTGCCACGACGATTACCTGTAATCGAGTGAATCTTCTGttttagctcagagcctgtgctaTCCAGGGGGAACTTCACGTCGTGCTTAGTCTTGTTCCAGATGATCTTCAGGTCCACCAGCTCCTGGCCCGCGCCGCCGCCAGCGTCCTCGCCGTTGCTGACCGAGGCCTGGGCCGCAGGGTCCCCAGGGGGCTGGGCCGGGGCCGGCTGCAAGCTGCCTCGCGCGGCGCAGGAGTcctcggccgccgccgcccccgccgcgaCTTCGGCCTCCACGCAGTTTAGGGGCCGCGCGGGGGTCTCGGTTGCCACCGTCTCGGCTTCCGTGTCCATGCCAGGTTCCTCCATGCCTGCAAGGGGGTTAGGGGGTGGGCGCTCGCCGCAGGCTGGGCCTGGGACCCAACCCTCCTCAGGCGCTGCCGGACCTCCGCTCCCGAGCCAGGCTACTCCCCAGCGGACCGGACCGCATCCCTCCCGGAGGCCCGCTTCACCTGGGCCCAACCCGGGGGCCCGCCACCACCGCCACACTCACCATCCGGGGCTCCGGCTGCCGCCATGATGATTGTGTACAACACCCACCACTCCCGCAGAGGCCGCCGGGAAAAGACGAGCTAGCTGAGATTGGCCCCCGCAGCAGCCCCTAATCTCGCACAGCCTGGCCGGAAACAGGTGGACGTTTCTATGGAGACCCGCCTCCTCCGCTTCCCCTGACCGGCCCCTGCCACGCTTTAGCTTTCAGGACCCGAGGGGGGCGGGTCCGGGAAATCGCCCGCTCGATGGGCTCTGCCCCCTAGAGGCCTAGTGGGGCCGGAGCGGCGTTGGGGAGTGTGGGCTTGCAGGCTAGGAGGCCTGCGCCTTTAAGGGGCGGGGCTGCGCCCTCTGTGGCAGACGCGGATTGGTTGGAAGGGGTCCTCGGAAGTGATGCACCGAGAAGCCCACGTGTGCGGTTCCATCCTAAATGGCGGTGCTTCTGAAGAGGCTGCTGCAGTCGGCGAGGCCCCCCGCGGCCTTGGGCCGCCCCGTAGGACGGCGCGAGGCCAGCATGGGCACTGATCCCGGGGCTGCAGTGCGGGTGCGGTTCGCCCCCAGCCCCACAGGTAACCTGGGCGGACGTGACGCTGTAGGTCGAAGTCCATCGTACCGTGTCCGCCCCCCGAATATACCCGAACGAATCCCTTCCGGTCGAGTCAGACTGGGCGGGCAGCGCGACCCTATTTTGCAGGCGTAGAAGTAGGCCCACGAGCGTAATTTATTCACATTGCCAGGAAGTTCGTTGTGTTTATCGAACTGTACCATTTCTTTCGGTCCCTTTTtcatgtattcaataaatgtttattgaggacCAACAGTGTGCCAGGTATTGTTTTAGGCGTTGGGATGCCGTGGTCTCCAGGAACGTTTTTGGCTCTTGTTCTCAAGAAGCCTATCCTATAGTATACATTATAGCCGCGACAAATACGTGTAAAAATAACTGTAGTTTTAGTTACAGATGCCATGAGAGAAATGAAGCAGAGTAGGGGTCTGGGGGTTAGATAGGAAGCTCAAGAAGGGCGTGTTGAGGATGTAGCGTTTGAATTGAGAACCGAAAGACAAGAAGTCTATGTATGTGAAGTCTGTATGAAGTCCATAAGAGGGACTTTAGGCAGAGGAAATTGCAggtacaaaggccctgtggtTAATGTTGGCACTCAGCAAGCCAAAAGAATTAGGCAGAGACTCACTGTATGCCCTAGTGGAGAGCTTGTCAGGGTGTCCCCACCATTTCCCCCCGGTTTGTTTTTCTCACGGAGGCTTCCTTCTGCCCTCTCCACACTGAGCATTCCTCTCATTCAGAACCTGTGGGTCCACATGTAAGCCTTTGTGTCAAGATCCCACCTGCACAGAGTGACAGGATCTTTCCTGGCAGGCAGCAGAGTGTAGAGCCGGCCTCTCAGACCATGGTGACAGGACTGGTTTTTAATGTCTAATTGATTAtggatcagtatttttatataaccAACAGAAATGAGTTActaaaaaggacaaatattgaaAGCATACAAAATACGAGCCTATTTCTGTTGAATTCACCAAATATAAAATTACTCTGTCAAATTgctgtttctaaatattttttctcaatttctgtacTTACTTGGTTATGAACTGGCAGCAGTTTCTAGACCAGCAAGTGTCTGTACTTGGCTTTGCACAGCACTCATGTAGTGGTTGGGGGCCACAAGGTCTGAGGTTGGCTGGGTCCAAATTGCCAGCTTTGCCGTTTGT is drawn from Leopardus geoffroyi isolate Oge1 chromosome E3, O.geoffroyi_Oge1_pat1.0, whole genome shotgun sequence and contains these coding sequences:
- the UBFD1 gene encoding ubiquitin domain-containing protein UBFD1 isoform X1, producing MAAAGAPDGMEEPGMDTEAETVATETPARPLNCVEAEVAAGAAAAEDSCAARGSLQPAPAQPPGDPAAQASVSNGEDAGGGAGQELVDLKIIWNKTKHDVKFPLDSTGSELKQKIHSITGLPPAMQKVMYKGLVPEDKTLREIKVTSGAKIMVVGSTINDVLAVNTPKDAAQQDAKAEENKKEPLCRQKQHRKVLDKGKPEDVMPSVKGAQERLPTVPLSGMYNKSGGKVRLTFKLEQDQLWIGTKERTEKLPMGSIKNVVSEPIEGHEDYHMMAFQLGPTEASYYWVYWVPTQYVDAIKDTVLGKWQYF
- the UBFD1 gene encoding ubiquitin domain-containing protein UBFD1 isoform X3 — translated: MAAAGAPDGMEEPGMDTEAETVATETPARPLNCVEAEVAAGAAAAEDSCAARGSLQPAPAQPPGDPAAQASVSNGEDAGGGAGQELVDLKIIWNKTKHDVKFPLDSTGSELKQKIHSITGLPPAMQKVMYKGLVPEDKTLREIKVTSGAKIMVVGSTINDVLAVNTPKDAAQQDAKAEENKKEPLCRQKQHRKVLDKGKPEDVMPSVKGAQERLPTVPLSGMYNKSGGKVRLTFKLEQDQLWIGTKGVSVGPHGSLLLLGVLGPNSICGCNQRHCAGEVAVFLKALSPLAQETDPK
- the UBFD1 gene encoding ubiquitin domain-containing protein UBFD1 isoform X5, producing the protein MAAAGAPDGMEEPGMDTEAETVATETPARPLNCVEAEVAAGAAAAEDSCAARGSLQPAPAQPPGDPAAQASVSNGEDAGGGAGQELVDLKIIWNKTKHDVKFPLDSTGSELKQKIHSITGLPPAMQKVMYKGLVPEDKTLREIKVTSGAKIMVVGSTINDVLAVNTPKDAAQQDAKAEENKKEPLCRQKQHRKVLDKGKPEDVMPSVKGAQERLPTVPLSGMYNKSGGKVRLTFKLEQDQLWIGTKERTEKLPMGSIKNVVSEPIEGHEDYHMMFS
- the UBFD1 gene encoding ubiquitin domain-containing protein UBFD1 isoform X4 codes for the protein MAAAGAPDGMEEPGMDTEAETVATETPARPLNCVEAEVAAGAAAAEDSCAARGSLQPAPAQPPGDPAAQASVSNGEDAGGGAGQELVDLKIIWNKTKHDVKFPLDSTGSELKQKIHSITGLPPAMQKVMYKGLVPEDKTLREIKVTSGAKIMVVGSTINDVLAVNTPKDAAQQDAKAEENKKEPLCRQKQHRKVLDKGKPEDVMPSVKGAQERLPTVPLSGMYNKSGGKVRLTFKLEQDQLWIGTKERTEKLPMGSIKNVVSEPIEGHEDYHMMSRWSIALWSSVNLLE
- the UBFD1 gene encoding ubiquitin domain-containing protein UBFD1 isoform X2, producing the protein MAAAGAPDGMEEPGMDTEAETVATETPARPLNCVEAEVAAGAAAAEDSCAARGSLQPAPAQPPGDPAAQASVSNGEDAGGGAGQELVDLKIIWNKTKHDVKFPLDSTGSELKQKIHSITGLPPAMQKVMYKGLVPEDKTLREIKVTSGAKIMVVGSTINDVLAVNTPKDAAQQDAKAEENKKEPLCRQKQHRKVLDKGKPEDVMPSVKGAQERLPTVPLSGMYNKSGGKVRLTFKLEQDQLWIGTKDSWREPNMPNSPVCGQHCRCSVFESGLRNCPWAPLKMWSVNLSKDTKTTT